Proteins encoded within one genomic window of Aurantiacibacter spongiae:
- a CDS encoding cation:proton antiporter domain-containing protein, translating into MHGGEAISPIMSDALVILGAAGIVIPLFARFRVTPIIGFILVGLLVGPYGLGRMVFEYEWLAHVTITDPDRLEPFAEFGIILLLFAIGLELSFNRLWQLRRLVFGLGALELLIIGALLAAFMSMLGQYWTGALALGLALAFSSTALVLPISGTETPVGRAALSMLLFEDIMIVPIIFMLGALAPYAGAEGLAGLVETVWQGLLVVLVMMIAGRLLLPRLFAQAARTKSPELFLAASLLVVIGASLATAFVGLSPIVGALIAGLLIAETEYHTEVEGIMEPFKGLALGIFLITVGMGIDLAVIYDNLFTIAIAVVGVLLLKAVVTGTLLRLMGARSGTATETGILMASPSETTLIVLAAATNALLIQPGTAQFWQIVTAIGLTITPLLALLGRLVARRVEPAPTLDAGHDPGTQRVIVVGFGRVGRVVAQMLKAHDLPYVGIDADSDLIEGARREGYYAVFGNAMRSDALDKLGIEHASAVILTMDEHVFAQRLVRKLRASYPDLPIIARARDSDHAAQLYRSGASTAVPETLESSLQLSEAALVDLGIAMGPVIASIHEKRDQFRDQIREQGALADKPKLRTSTVNG; encoded by the coding sequence ATGCACGGGGGCGAAGCCATCTCACCGATCATGAGCGACGCGCTCGTGATCCTTGGCGCGGCGGGGATCGTCATCCCGCTCTTCGCCCGCTTCCGGGTGACGCCGATCATCGGCTTCATCCTGGTCGGTCTGCTGGTCGGGCCCTACGGGCTGGGGCGCATGGTATTCGAGTACGAATGGCTGGCCCACGTCACCATCACCGATCCCGACCGGCTGGAACCCTTCGCCGAATTCGGCATCATCCTGCTGCTGTTCGCCATCGGCCTCGAACTCAGCTTCAACCGGTTGTGGCAGTTGCGCCGGCTGGTGTTCGGCCTGGGCGCGCTGGAACTGCTCATCATCGGCGCGCTGCTGGCCGCGTTCATGTCCATGCTGGGTCAGTACTGGACGGGTGCGCTCGCCTTGGGGCTGGCGCTCGCCTTCTCCTCGACCGCGCTGGTGTTGCCGATCTCGGGCACGGAAACCCCGGTGGGGCGCGCGGCGCTGTCGATGCTGCTGTTCGAGGACATCATGATCGTGCCGATCATCTTCATGCTCGGTGCGCTCGCCCCCTACGCGGGAGCCGAAGGCCTTGCGGGCCTGGTGGAAACGGTCTGGCAAGGTCTGCTGGTAGTCCTGGTGATGATGATCGCGGGCCGGCTCCTGCTACCCCGCCTGTTCGCCCAGGCTGCCCGCACCAAGAGCCCCGAGTTGTTCCTCGCTGCCAGCCTGCTGGTCGTGATCGGTGCCAGCCTGGCCACCGCCTTTGTCGGCCTGTCGCCCATCGTCGGGGCACTCATCGCCGGGCTGCTGATCGCGGAAACCGAATACCATACGGAGGTCGAGGGGATCATGGAGCCGTTCAAGGGCCTGGCCCTCGGCATCTTCCTTATCACCGTCGGCATGGGCATCGACCTCGCCGTGATCTACGACAACCTTTTCACCATCGCTATCGCCGTCGTCGGCGTCCTGCTTCTGAAAGCCGTCGTCACGGGCACACTGCTTCGCCTGATGGGCGCACGCAGCGGCACCGCGACCGAAACCGGCATCCTCATGGCAAGTCCTTCGGAAACGACGTTGATCGTCCTGGCGGCAGCCACCAATGCGCTGCTGATTCAACCGGGCACGGCGCAGTTCTGGCAGATCGTCACGGCTATCGGCCTTACCATCACCCCGTTGCTGGCGCTGCTCGGGAGGCTGGTCGCGCGCCGGGTGGAGCCCGCCCCGACGCTCGACGCCGGCCATGATCCCGGGACGCAACGTGTCATCGTCGTCGGTTTCGGCCGGGTCGGGCGCGTGGTCGCGCAGATGCTGAAGGCTCATGATCTGCCCTATGTCGGGATTGACGCCGACAGCGACCTCATCGAGGGCGCTCGCCGCGAGGGCTACTATGCGGTCTTCGGCAATGCCATGCGCTCCGATGCTCTCGACAAGCTGGGTATCGAACACGCTTCGGCCGTCATCCTGACGATGGACGAGCACGTTTTCGCCCAGCGTCTCGTACGCAAGTTGCGCGCCAGCTATCCCGACCTCCCGATTATCGCCCGTGCGCGCGACAGCGACCATGCCGCGCAACTTTATCGTAGCGGTGCGAGCACGGCCGTTCCGGAAACGCTCGAGAGCTCGTTGCAACTGTCCGAAGCAGCGCTGGTCGATCTCGGTATCGCGATGGGTCCGGTAATCGCATCCATTCACGAAAAGCGGGACCAATTTCGTGATCAGATCCGCGAGCAGGGCGCGCTCGCCGACAAACCAAAACTGCGCACGTCGACGGTGAATGGCTGA
- the alaS gene encoding alanine--tRNA ligase yields MQSTNDIRRAFLDFFGENEHTVVPSAPLVPYNDPSLMFVNAGMVPFKNVFTGFETPPAPRAASSQKCVRAGGKHNDLDNVGYTARHLTFFEMLGNFSFGDYFKERAIELAWTMVTKEFGLDPDRLTATVYHTDDEAYDLWRRVAGLPDERIIRIATKDNFWAMGADGPCGPSSEIFYDYGPDVAGGPPGSPEEDGDRFVEIWNLVFMQHVQEADTITGDLPRPSIDTGMGLERIASVMQGKRNVFDTDTFRTLIESSEELVGTPATETTIASHRVIADHLRSTSFLLADGVLPSNEGRGYVLRRIMRRAMRHAHLLGAEKPLMHRLVPTLVEEMGHAYPELQRAQALVTEVLEREETRFRQTLDKGLRLLEEEASGLEPGDSLPGETAFRLYDTYGFPYDLTEDALRSRGVSVERAGFDVAMAEQKAAARAAWKGSGAAADQEIWFDIAEREGATEFTGYNSVEGEGRVVALIVDGKEVSRADSGQDVIVLTNQTPFYGESGGQAGDAGRISGDGRLDIAVTDTSKPLGRLHAHHGTIRSGTIATGETVHLEVDAERRDRVRANHSATHLLHAALRNQLGDHVTQKGSLVAEDRFRFDFSHPKPLTPTQIAAIEAEVNAEIRENENVVTRLMSPDEAIEAGAMALFGEKYGEEVRVLSIGRPNWEGSGRTYSVELCGGTHVEATGDIGVFRIVSESAVSSGVRRIEALTGEAAREWLVTREEALKSVAAKLKTAPDEVEERVAALVEERKRLERELADVKKQLALGGGRGAAPEAEENVSGVAFSGQVLEGLDPKELRGLLDEAKTRLGSGVAAICAVNDGKAAFAVGVTEDLTTRFDAVDLVRAGVAALGGKGGGGRPDMAQGGGPEGERAADAIAAVRDIMAGVTV; encoded by the coding sequence ATGCAATCGACCAACGACATCCGCCGCGCCTTCCTCGACTTCTTTGGCGAGAACGAGCATACCGTCGTGCCGTCGGCTCCGCTCGTCCCTTACAACGATCCGTCGCTGATGTTCGTGAATGCGGGCATGGTGCCCTTCAAGAACGTGTTCACCGGGTTCGAGACGCCTCCCGCTCCCCGGGCGGCGAGCAGTCAGAAATGCGTGCGCGCGGGCGGAAAGCACAACGATCTCGACAATGTGGGATACACCGCACGTCACCTGACGTTCTTCGAAATGCTCGGCAATTTCAGTTTCGGTGATTATTTCAAGGAACGGGCCATCGAGCTTGCCTGGACGATGGTAACAAAGGAGTTCGGTCTCGACCCCGATCGCCTTACCGCGACGGTCTATCATACGGACGACGAAGCCTACGATTTGTGGAGGCGCGTTGCCGGTCTCCCCGACGAGCGCATCATACGCATCGCGACCAAGGACAATTTCTGGGCGATGGGGGCGGACGGACCGTGCGGACCGAGCTCTGAAATCTTCTACGATTACGGCCCCGATGTCGCAGGGGGGCCACCCGGTTCTCCCGAGGAAGACGGCGATCGCTTCGTCGAGATTTGGAATCTGGTTTTCATGCAGCACGTGCAGGAAGCCGATACCATTACCGGCGACCTGCCTCGACCCAGTATCGATACGGGCATGGGGCTGGAGCGTATCGCATCGGTCATGCAGGGCAAGCGCAACGTGTTCGATACAGACACTTTTCGTACTCTGATCGAATCGAGCGAAGAACTTGTCGGTACGCCCGCGACCGAGACAACGATCGCCAGCCATCGCGTGATTGCCGATCATCTGCGCTCAACGAGTTTTCTGCTGGCCGACGGTGTCCTCCCCTCCAATGAGGGGCGCGGCTATGTCCTTCGGCGTATCATGCGCCGCGCCATGCGCCATGCCCATCTGCTTGGAGCGGAGAAGCCGCTGATGCACCGGCTCGTCCCTACGCTGGTCGAAGAAATGGGGCATGCTTACCCGGAATTGCAGCGGGCGCAGGCGCTTGTGACCGAAGTTCTGGAGCGCGAGGAGACACGCTTCAGGCAGACGCTTGATAAAGGCTTGCGCCTGCTCGAAGAGGAAGCATCCGGCCTGGAACCGGGCGACAGTCTGCCCGGGGAGACGGCGTTCCGGCTCTACGACACTTATGGATTTCCCTACGATCTGACCGAAGATGCACTTCGTTCGCGCGGCGTGAGTGTGGAGCGTGCCGGCTTTGACGTGGCGATGGCCGAACAGAAGGCCGCGGCTCGCGCCGCCTGGAAGGGATCGGGCGCTGCGGCCGATCAGGAAATCTGGTTCGATATTGCCGAACGGGAGGGAGCCACCGAGTTCACCGGCTACAATTCCGTCGAGGGCGAGGGGCGCGTGGTCGCACTGATCGTGGATGGTAAGGAAGTTTCGCGCGCGGATTCCGGGCAGGACGTGATCGTGCTGACCAACCAAACGCCATTCTATGGTGAGAGCGGCGGGCAGGCCGGGGATGCCGGTCGAATCAGCGGGGATGGCAGGCTCGATATCGCCGTGACCGACACCTCAAAACCGCTCGGGCGGCTTCATGCTCATCATGGGACGATCCGATCGGGTACGATCGCTACCGGAGAGACCGTGCATCTCGAGGTCGATGCCGAACGCCGGGATCGTGTCCGGGCAAACCATTCGGCGACGCACCTTCTTCATGCGGCCCTGCGTAACCAGTTGGGCGATCACGTCACGCAGAAGGGGTCGCTGGTTGCCGAGGACCGCTTTCGGTTCGATTTCTCGCATCCAAAGCCCCTGACCCCAACGCAGATCGCCGCCATCGAAGCGGAGGTGAACGCCGAAATTCGCGAGAACGAGAATGTCGTAACTCGCCTTATGAGTCCCGATGAGGCCATCGAAGCTGGCGCGATGGCATTGTTTGGCGAGAAGTATGGCGAAGAGGTGCGAGTCTTGTCGATCGGCAGGCCTAATTGGGAGGGGTCCGGTCGAACCTACTCGGTTGAACTTTGCGGCGGAACCCACGTGGAGGCAACGGGTGACATCGGTGTGTTCCGCATAGTTTCCGAAAGCGCAGTCTCGAGCGGCGTGCGCCGGATCGAAGCCCTGACGGGGGAGGCTGCGCGCGAATGGCTCGTTACACGCGAAGAAGCGTTGAAATCGGTCGCAGCCAAGCTGAAGACCGCTCCCGACGAGGTAGAAGAAAGGGTCGCCGCGCTCGTTGAAGAGCGTAAGCGCCTCGAACGCGAACTCGCGGACGTGAAGAAGCAACTGGCCCTGGGCGGCGGACGTGGGGCGGCCCCGGAGGCGGAAGAGAACGTGTCCGGTGTGGCCTTTTCGGGCCAGGTTCTCGAAGGATTGGACCCGAAGGAACTGCGCGGATTGCTCGACGAGGCGAAGACGCGCCTGGGTTCGGGCGTCGCCGCGATCTGCGCCGTTAACGACGGCAAGGCCGCGTTCGCCGTTGGCGTGACCGAAGATCTGACAACCCGGTTCGACGCCGTCGATCTCGTCCGCGCCGGCGTTGCTGCCTTGGGAGGAAAGGGCGGAGGCGGCCGACCGGACATGGCGCAGGGTGGCGGCCCGGAGGGCGAGAGGGCAGCGGACGCGATCGCTGCCGTTCGGGACATCATGGCGGGAGTAACCGTCTAA
- a CDS encoding class I SAM-dependent methyltransferase, which produces MTEASEWRGRVGRTWAEQWRRTDRAFGQLTDRLLAATRGLDFAHALDIGCGAGELTLALARNRPDACVTGVDVSPDLLAVARRRGTNRSNVRFMEGDAAQWTPRPHQSPSFLTSRHGVMFFEDSVAAFANLAGHAAPRARLLFSCFRERSDNPFFTEPARQLPQAPEPPAPGAPGPFAFADRAHVERILGAAGWGDPVFDRFDFPMIAGAGENAVDEAVAYFLNIGPVASATASLDGLARDRLTERLRNLAERSCRGDIVSLPASTWLVTATALA; this is translated from the coding sequence GTGACTGAAGCGAGCGAATGGCGGGGCCGGGTCGGCCGGACATGGGCCGAACAATGGCGGCGGACGGACCGGGCCTTCGGACAACTGACCGACCGTCTGCTCGCCGCCACGCGCGGTCTCGACTTCGCCCATGCCCTCGACATCGGCTGCGGGGCGGGCGAACTGACGCTCGCGCTCGCGCGCAATCGTCCCGACGCCTGCGTCACCGGCGTCGACGTCTCGCCCGACCTGCTCGCCGTCGCTCGCCGGCGCGGCACGAACCGCTCGAACGTTCGCTTCATGGAGGGCGATGCCGCTCAGTGGACCCCCCGGCCGCACCAATCTCCCTCGTTCCTCACGTCGCGTCACGGCGTCATGTTCTTCGAGGATTCCGTTGCCGCCTTCGCCAACCTGGCGGGCCACGCCGCGCCGCGCGCCAGGCTGCTGTTTTCCTGCTTTCGCGAGCGCTCCGACAACCCCTTCTTCACCGAACCCGCCCGCCAGCTGCCCCAAGCCCCGGAGCCCCCCGCCCCGGGCGCACCTGGCCCTTTTGCCTTCGCCGATCGTGCTCATGTCGAGCGCATATTGGGCGCGGCGGGCTGGGGTGATCCCGTATTCGACAGGTTTGACTTTCCGATGATCGCGGGCGCAGGCGAAAACGCGGTGGACGAGGCGGTTGCCTACTTCCTGAACATCGGTCCGGTCGCCTCTGCCACCGCCAGTCTCGACGGCCTTGCGCGAGACCGACTGACCGAGCGCCTGCGCAATCTGGCCGAACGCAGTTGCCGAGGGGATATCGTTTCGCTCCCGGCATCGACCTGGCTGGTCACCGCTACCGCGCTCGCATGA
- the recA gene encoding recombinase RecA, translating to MAAQLKIVEKENTVDRQKALDAALSQIDRAFGKGSAMKLGQKEAMNVEAISTGSLGLDIALGVGGLPKGRVIEVYGPESSGKTTLALHVLAEAQKQGGTVAFVDAEHALDPVYAKKLGVDIDELIVSQPDTGEQALEITDTLVRSNAIDVLVVDSVAALVPRAEIEGEMGDSHVGLQARLMSQSLRKLTGSINRSKCMVIFINQLRMKIGVMYGNPETTTGGNALKFYASVRLDIRRTGQIKDRDEVIGNSTRVKVVKNKVAPPFKQVEFDIMYGEGISKIGEILDLGVKAGIVEKSGSWFSYDSIRIGQGRENAKTYLKENPEVCEKLEAAIRGKTDEVAEEMMAGPDADPEG from the coding sequence ATGGCAGCGCAGTTGAAGATCGTCGAAAAGGAAAACACCGTGGACCGTCAGAAGGCGCTGGACGCCGCGCTCTCGCAGATCGACCGTGCGTTCGGAAAGGGCTCGGCGATGAAGCTGGGCCAGAAGGAAGCGATGAACGTGGAGGCGATCTCCACCGGGTCGCTGGGCCTCGACATCGCGCTGGGCGTGGGCGGGCTGCCCAAGGGCCGCGTGATCGAGGTGTACGGGCCGGAAAGCTCGGGCAAGACGACGCTGGCGCTGCACGTGCTGGCCGAGGCGCAGAAGCAGGGCGGCACCGTCGCCTTCGTCGATGCCGAGCACGCGCTCGATCCCGTCTATGCGAAGAAGCTTGGCGTCGATATCGACGAACTGATCGTGTCGCAGCCCGATACCGGCGAACAGGCGCTGGAGATCACCGATACGCTGGTGCGTTCCAACGCGATCGACGTGCTGGTGGTCGATTCGGTGGCGGCGCTCGTTCCCCGGGCCGAGATAGAGGGCGAGATGGGCGACAGCCATGTCGGCCTTCAGGCCCGGCTGATGAGCCAGTCGCTGCGCAAGCTGACCGGTTCGATCAACCGCTCCAAGTGCATGGTCATCTTCATCAACCAGCTGCGCATGAAGATCGGCGTGATGTACGGTAATCCGGAAACGACGACGGGCGGCAACGCGCTGAAGTTCTATGCGTCGGTTCGCCTCGACATCCGTCGCACCGGCCAGATCAAGGACCGCGACGAGGTGATCGGCAACTCGACCCGGGTGAAAGTGGTCAAGAACAAGGTCGCCCCGCCGTTCAAGCAGGTCGAGTTCGACATCATGTATGGCGAGGGCATCTCCAAGATCGGCGAGATCCTCGATCTGGGCGTGAAGGCCGGCATCGTGGAGAAGTCGGGGTCGTGGTTCAGTTACGACAGCATCCGCATCGGCCAGGGCCGCGAAAACGCCAAGACCTACCTCAAGGAAAATCCCGAAGTCTGCGAAAAGCTGGAAGCCGCGATCCGGGGCAAGACCGACGAGGTCGCCGAGGAGATGATGGCCGGCCCGGACGCGGATCCGGAAGGCTGA
- a CDS encoding DUF4139 domain-containing protein, whose product MTRSRTSHPPLHGARARARAGAGGGQASARRGGTFVLAVAAIAAFAAPAAAQDRAIVEASAPSDIAVTVYRDPDRRVGQELDTRFPRGFAMISETRTVTLPPGASRIRFEGVAEGMIAVSAIVTGLPGGTIEKNRNADLLSPAALVDGTLGNRVTITRTNPGTGKARSEDAIVRTRADGGLVLETEAGYEAVRCSGLPERLTFDSVPDGLSAQPIYSIDTRDPAGGTYTVTLSYLSWGFDWEASYVATVLDGGDQDDLRFDLVSWLTILNDNGQSFPDAELMAVAGRLNVVSDFRRLASPPAAAPLRLTCYPLGSTATGSPVPTFDDNLQSRAIVVTGSRVSADSYEMAMAPPPPPPPPPPPPPPAQVASEENLGDLKLYRVPMAVDVNAKGLKQVAFLREEDIEGELTYEAACYPAYGSKGDPRPAALQIETVNDEDHGLGVALPTGTVAVFERGEAGELLVAEENIRDYAAGQDVELALGASGQVFAGCFTFDGFDPRERPGEPVAMRAVLTNANPRPVDVRLLLGSPAVYEFDGIDARLRNGERVSSVRVPANGSRELRWTARAIAD is encoded by the coding sequence GTGACGCGCTCGAGAACTTCCCATCCGCCCCTGCACGGGGCCAGGGCCAGGGCCAGGGCCGGGGCCGGGGGCGGGCAGGCTTCCGCGCGAAGGGGCGGCACCTTCGTTCTGGCCGTTGCCGCCATCGCGGCATTTGCCGCGCCCGCCGCCGCGCAGGATCGCGCCATTGTCGAGGCGTCCGCCCCCAGCGACATCGCCGTTACCGTCTACCGCGATCCGGATCGGCGCGTCGGGCAGGAACTCGACACCCGCTTCCCGCGCGGCTTCGCGATGATTTCGGAAACACGTACCGTCACCCTGCCGCCGGGCGCATCGCGCATCCGGTTCGAGGGCGTGGCAGAGGGCATGATCGCGGTCAGCGCCATCGTCACCGGCCTGCCGGGCGGCACGATCGAGAAGAACCGCAATGCCGACCTTCTCAGCCCCGCCGCGCTGGTCGACGGAACGCTGGGCAACCGCGTCACCATCACCCGCACCAATCCCGGGACCGGCAAGGCGAGGAGCGAGGACGCCATCGTGCGCACGCGCGCCGATGGCGGTCTGGTGCTGGAGACCGAAGCCGGATACGAGGCGGTGCGCTGCTCCGGCCTGCCCGAGCGCCTGACATTCGACAGCGTGCCAGACGGACTTTCCGCCCAGCCGATCTATTCCATCGACACTCGCGATCCGGCCGGCGGAACCTACACCGTCACGCTGTCCTACCTCTCGTGGGGTTTCGACTGGGAAGCGAGCTATGTCGCGACGGTGCTGGACGGCGGTGACCAGGACGATCTGCGCTTCGATCTCGTCAGCTGGCTCACGATTCTCAACGATAACGGTCAGAGCTTTCCCGATGCGGAACTGATGGCGGTGGCCGGGCGGCTCAACGTGGTCAGCGATTTCCGCCGGCTGGCATCCCCCCCGGCGGCGGCGCCCCTGCGGCTGACCTGCTATCCGCTGGGCAGCACCGCGACCGGCTCTCCGGTTCCCACCTTCGATGACAACCTGCAAAGCCGCGCCATAGTGGTGACGGGGTCGCGAGTTTCCGCGGATTCCTACGAAATGGCAATGGCGCCGCCGCCCCCCCCCCCCCCCCCGCCGCCGCCCCCGCCGCCCGCCCAGGTCGCGAGCGAGGAGAACCTCGGCGACCTCAAGCTCTACCGTGTACCGATGGCGGTGGATGTGAACGCCAAGGGGCTGAAGCAGGTCGCGTTCCTGCGCGAGGAGGATATCGAGGGCGAACTGACCTACGAGGCGGCCTGCTATCCGGCATACGGAAGCAAAGGTGATCCGCGTCCGGCGGCACTGCAGATCGAGACCGTGAACGACGAGGATCACGGGCTCGGCGTCGCCCTGCCGACGGGAACCGTCGCCGTCTTCGAACGCGGCGAGGCCGGGGAACTGCTGGTCGCCGAGGAGAACATCCGCGACTACGCCGCGGGGCAGGATGTCGAACTGGCGCTCGGCGCGAGCGGACAGGTTTTCGCCGGGTGCTTCACCTTCGACGGCTTCGATCCACGCGAAAGGCCGGGCGAACCCGTGGCCATGCGCGCCGTGCTGACGAACGCCAATCCCCGTCCCGTCGACGTGCGACTGCTCCTGGGATCGCCTGCAGTCTACGAATTCGACGGGATCGACGCGCGGCTGCGCAACGGTGAACGCGTCTCCAGCGTCCGCGTGCCTGCCAACGGCTCGCGCGAATTGCGCTGGACGGCGCGCGCGATCGCGGACTGA
- a CDS encoding DUF4139 domain-containing protein — protein sequence MTARIATAGLALLCLATSPAFAQEGDPSDPTPARSAQGDLAVTIYQDGAALVQDVRRIDIPAGRTRIEFPDVSAQIRPATLSFNADGTAIVEQNFDFDLLTPQKLMEKAIGETVTLIRTNPATGAETREQAEVLSTAGGVVLRIGDRIEVLRDDGLPVRVVFDEVPPNLRARPTLSVTLDSNRSGLRPASLRYLTPGLGWTADYVALFDDTTGTVDMQGWVTLTNTTGTTFHDADTLLVAGNTDRGNGGGYNGRGYPPAPPPPGTGMVRPGTQTADRERLADFYLYPLDAPTTIANAQTKQVSFLDTQGVPAERTYSIETSDFVSDDDFRPAASAVSFSSSREGGLGDALPAGTVRFYQRDRQGNPQYIGENTIGHTPMGSTLSLVTGDAFDVFMKAEVENREQISTDEWRSTARYRVTVNGEQTRVIEVEEDDDLYRTTMRYTFTNAKPEPVTVNLYQTGLDDGAYARDYRVTAEDVPGEQINWDRRLYRVTVPANGERVVRVTYETRY from the coding sequence ATGACCGCACGTATCGCAACCGCCGGCCTCGCGCTGCTTTGCCTGGCCACCTCGCCGGCGTTCGCGCAGGAAGGCGATCCGTCCGACCCGACGCCGGCGCGCAGCGCCCAGGGCGACCTTGCCGTCACCATCTACCAGGACGGTGCCGCGCTGGTGCAGGACGTGCGGCGCATCGACATCCCGGCGGGCCGCACGCGGATCGAGTTTCCCGACGTCTCCGCCCAGATCCGGCCCGCCACGCTCAGCTTCAACGCCGATGGCACCGCGATCGTCGAGCAGAATTTCGACTTCGACCTGCTGACCCCGCAAAAGCTGATGGAAAAGGCCATCGGCGAGACCGTCACCCTGATCCGCACCAACCCCGCCACGGGCGCCGAAACCCGCGAGCAGGCCGAGGTGCTCTCCACCGCCGGGGGCGTGGTTCTGCGCATCGGCGACCGGATCGAGGTGCTGCGCGATGACGGCCTGCCGGTGCGCGTCGTGTTCGACGAGGTGCCGCCCAATCTGCGCGCCCGGCCCACACTGTCCGTCACGCTCGACAGCAACCGCTCGGGCCTGCGGCCCGCCTCGCTGCGCTACCTGACACCCGGCCTGGGCTGGACGGCGGATTACGTCGCGCTGTTCGACGATACGACCGGCACGGTCGACATGCAGGGCTGGGTCACGCTGACCAACACCACCGGCACCACGTTTCACGACGCCGATACGCTGCTCGTCGCCGGCAATACGGACCGCGGAAACGGCGGCGGCTACAACGGCCGCGGATACCCCCCTGCGCCGCCACCGCCGGGAACCGGTATGGTCCGCCCGGGCACGCAGACCGCGGACCGGGAGCGGCTGGCCGACTTCTATCTCTATCCGCTGGACGCGCCGACGACGATTGCCAACGCGCAGACCAAGCAGGTCAGCTTTCTCGACACGCAGGGCGTTCCGGCCGAGAGGACTTACTCGATCGAGACCAGCGACTTCGTTTCCGACGACGATTTCCGCCCCGCCGCCAGTGCCGTCAGCTTCTCGTCCAGCCGCGAGGGCGGATTGGGCGATGCGCTGCCGGCCGGAACGGTGCGCTTCTACCAGCGTGACCGGCAGGGCAATCCGCAGTATATCGGCGAAAACACGATCGGTCACACGCCGATGGGCAGCACCCTTTCGCTCGTCACCGGCGACGCCTTCGACGTGTTCATGAAGGCCGAGGTGGAGAACCGCGAACAGATCTCGACCGACGAATGGCGCAGCACGGCCCGCTACCGCGTGACGGTGAACGGGGAGCAAACGCGCGTGATCGAGGTGGAGGAGGACGACGATCTCTACCGTACCACCATGCGTTATACCTTCACCAACGCCAAGCCCGAACCGGTGACGGTCAACCTCTACCAGACCGGCCTCGACGATGGCGCCTACGCCCGCGATTACCGCGTGACGGCGGAGGATGTGCCGGGCGAGCAGATCAACTGGGACCGCCGGCTCTACCGTGTCACCGTGCCCGCCAATGGCGAGCGCGTGGTGCGCGTTACCTACGAGACGCGGTACTGA